In Paenibacillus ihbetae, the following are encoded in one genomic region:
- a CDS encoding phage tail protein, with product MSHIVDFKNVSTAGLESSPVAEALAGLRANEARYFMNKYKHEFTVVPASESQEALDYVNHILKKERDLEIAAKPLETSRFQVENIQFTYVFYEDGLALNVMYTVDDPKKRAVGFKLSEGMEVPEVLEGKFKFARQKSKLAGTVRGSFFVIKREYSYEEESK from the coding sequence ATGTCCCATATCGTTGATTTCAAAAATGTGTCCACCGCCGGTTTAGAATCTTCGCCCGTAGCCGAAGCGCTCGCTGGTTTACGAGCCAATGAAGCCCGTTATTTTATGAACAAATATAAGCATGAATTTACGGTTGTACCCGCCAGCGAGAGCCAAGAGGCCCTGGATTACGTGAACCATATTCTGAAAAAGGAACGTGATCTTGAGATTGCGGCCAAACCATTGGAAACATCGCGGTTTCAAGTAGAAAATATCCAATTTACCTATGTTTTTTATGAGGATGGGCTTGCGCTCAATGTCATGTATACGGTTGATGACCCTAAGAAGCGTGCCGTTGGTTTTAAGCTTTCTGAGGGGATGGAGGTACCCGAGGTGCTGGAAGGGAAGTTTAAATTTGCAAGGCAGAAATCAAAATTAGCTGGAACGGTTCGTGGCTCGTTTTTTGTAATCAAGAGAGAATATAGCTATGAGGAGGAATCGAAATGA
- a CDS encoding protein-tyrosine phosphatase family protein codes for MNKFIMKLAEWISNPKHGFTAAYEGEHFVFGARRPGFPFARVSSVLLQRWIAFMRTQGITRVICLLPPRQLAAYEDLLRSYHQEFGKDNVLWVPVEDFRLVEEDQLIYRILPFLAESEQLQAKTVVHCSGGVGRTGHVLAAWLVGRRRMSNEEAITAVKRQGRNARESRDKRLDELLDRCRDSFS; via the coding sequence ATGAATAAATTCATAATGAAGCTTGCGGAGTGGATAAGTAATCCTAAACATGGGTTCACCGCTGCTTATGAAGGGGAACATTTCGTTTTTGGAGCGCGCCGCCCTGGATTTCCTTTCGCTCGTGTTTCCTCCGTGCTATTGCAAAGGTGGATTGCATTTATGCGGACACAAGGCATAACACGCGTCATTTGTTTATTACCCCCGCGTCAATTGGCTGCTTATGAGGATCTGCTTCGAAGTTATCACCAAGAGTTTGGTAAAGATAATGTGCTTTGGGTTCCCGTTGAAGATTTCCGCCTGGTAGAAGAGGACCAACTTATTTATCGTATTTTACCATTTTTGGCGGAGTCAGAGCAGCTGCAAGCGAAAACGGTCGTTCATTGCTCAGGTGGAGTAGGCCGGACAGGTCATGTTCTCGCTGCCTGGCTCGTGGGGCGTCGGAGAATGTCCAATGAGGAGGCGATTACGGCAGTAAAAAGACAAGGCAGAAATGCACGTGAATCAAGAGACAAAAGGTTGGATGAGCTGCTTGATCGATGCAGGGATTCCTTTTCTTAA
- a CDS encoding GyrI-like domain-containing protein has translation MANYRIEQKDSFTVLGIGTELQSDYTDYAGINKEKADFWKEVQQDGRLDALKAAAANEYLFVVNEAVNNKMMYYAGVMTDAALPEATRVIQFPKGEYLVVKGEGKTADELSHMLTGIAFGQVLPEAKDIAYVGGPNATVEMGERNGLVFGEMWIPVVRK, from the coding sequence ATGGCAAACTACAGGATTGAGCAAAAAGACAGCTTTACGGTGTTAGGGATCGGAACCGAGCTTCAAAGCGATTATACGGATTATGCCGGTATCAACAAGGAAAAGGCAGATTTCTGGAAGGAAGTACAGCAGGACGGAAGGCTGGACGCATTAAAGGCGGCAGCCGCGAATGAATACTTGTTTGTCGTGAACGAAGCGGTGAATAACAAGATGATGTATTATGCTGGCGTCATGACCGATGCAGCACTACCCGAAGCAACCCGGGTCATTCAATTTCCTAAAGGGGAATATCTCGTTGTAAAAGGGGAAGGGAAGACGGCAGATGAGTTGAGTCATATGCTTACTGGCATTGCTTTCGGGCAAGTCTTGCCGGAGGCAAAGGATATCGCCTATGTTGGCGGACCGAACGCCACGGTTGAGATGGGGGAGCGAAACGGATTGGTATTTGGTGAAATGTGGATTCCTGTTGTTAGGAAGTAA
- a CDS encoding ABC transporter substrate-binding protein has protein sequence MKKSSLLLLFLSLVIVLAGCNVKTKEDAQQQNQQEPADSSTDASAVTIELLGMSSNESDVNIIRDQLTKNGFNVKLNLQPDYGSFKAQQDAGNYDVALSSWTTVTGNPDYAVRSLFKTGGDYSIMSDEEVDKLIDEAATQTPEEAVATYKKLEDRLVTEKAYIAPLYISLKSQAFNKDVLDENSVRLSKSRSLPWEAVDFKDQSKRATQPLILSQSISELTSLDPIKGNDGSINIINTNMNVRLINLTDDDKITSEGSLSYNHAIAEGNSEYYFILRDDINFAKITDKKAVDSGERVGADDVIFSMNRAKDKNSVPDHRTYTLHEHINTVEAVTDLSVLENTKVSGGGESVKEALEKGLDTKITSLVSDKNQASTKDGKYQVIKLTTTEPFPQVLNYLAHQSAGIVSKKQVESINTYDVEKFDVNKDIPYGDQNTVTEGDKYNNTLFASGPYILSYKNDYEAIFYKNPGYMKGTEHEPKIEQVKVRFIKDADSTLSALRSGEIHLYYGVPETKYDVVKGDSKLKLQTIESNAVSYLLFNTKNRDVANSEDLRRAVLYSINQDEILAYYNNNKIKAYSTVSPIVKTGNELVADPAKVKEYLAAYKASK, from the coding sequence ATGAAAAAGAGTTCCTTGCTGTTGCTGTTCCTCTCGCTCGTCATCGTACTGGCAGGATGCAACGTAAAAACCAAAGAGGACGCACAGCAGCAAAACCAACAAGAACCAGCGGATTCGTCCACGGACGCTTCGGCGGTGACGATTGAGCTGCTCGGTATGAGCTCTAACGAATCCGATGTCAATATCATCCGTGACCAGCTGACCAAAAACGGCTTCAACGTGAAGCTGAATCTTCAGCCTGATTACGGCAGCTTCAAAGCCCAGCAGGATGCCGGCAACTACGATGTCGCGCTGTCCAGCTGGACGACGGTTACCGGTAACCCGGACTATGCCGTTCGTTCCTTGTTCAAAACCGGCGGCGACTACAGCATTATGTCCGATGAAGAAGTGGACAAGCTGATTGACGAAGCCGCAACCCAAACGCCGGAAGAGGCTGTTGCCACTTATAAAAAACTCGAGGATCGCCTCGTGACGGAAAAAGCCTATATCGCGCCGCTTTACATCTCTCTGAAGAGCCAGGCGTTCAACAAGGACGTTCTTGACGAGAATTCCGTCCGTCTGTCGAAATCCCGTTCCCTGCCATGGGAAGCTGTTGATTTCAAAGACCAGTCGAAGCGCGCAACGCAGCCGCTTATTTTGTCCCAATCGATTTCCGAATTGACTTCCCTTGACCCGATCAAAGGAAACGACGGTTCTATCAACATCATCAACACCAACATGAACGTCCGTCTGATCAACCTGACCGATGACGACAAAATCACGTCCGAAGGCTCTCTGTCTTATAATCATGCCATTGCGGAAGGCAACTCGGAATACTATTTCATTCTTCGCGACGATATCAACTTCGCCAAAATCACGGATAAAAAAGCCGTCGACTCCGGCGAGCGCGTTGGCGCGGACGATGTCATCTTCTCGATGAACCGTGCGAAGGACAAAAACTCCGTGCCGGATCACCGTACCTACACCCTTCACGAGCATATCAACACCGTTGAAGCGGTCACGGATCTGAGCGTATTGGAGAACACGAAGGTGTCCGGTGGCGGCGAAAGCGTGAAAGAAGCGCTGGAGAAAGGCCTCGACACCAAAATCACTTCCCTGGTCAGCGACAAAAACCAGGCCAGCACCAAGGACGGTAAATACCAGGTCATCAAATTGACGACTACGGAGCCGTTCCCGCAAGTTCTGAACTACCTGGCTCACCAATCCGCAGGGATTGTGTCGAAGAAACAAGTTGAATCCATCAACACCTATGACGTCGAGAAATTCGATGTGAACAAAGACATTCCTTACGGTGACCAAAACACGGTAACGGAAGGCGACAAATACAACAATACGCTGTTTGCAAGCGGTCCTTACATCTTGTCCTACAAGAACGATTACGAGGCCATCTTCTACAAAAACCCTGGTTACATGAAGGGTACGGAGCATGAGCCGAAAATCGAGCAAGTGAAAGTCCGCTTCATCAAGGACGCTGACAGCACGCTCTCCGCGCTGCGCAGCGGCGAGATTCACCTCTACTACGGCGTGCCTGAAACGAAGTACGACGTTGTGAAGGGCGATAGCAAGCTGAAGCTGCAAACCATCGAGAGCAACGCGGTATCTTACCTGCTCTTCAATACGAAGAATCGCGATGTGGCTAACAGCGAAGATCTGAGAAGAGCGGTGCTCTACTCGATCAACCAGGATGAAATTCTCGCGTACTACAACAATAACAAAATCAAAGCCTACTCTACCGTGAGCCCGATCGTCAAAACCGGCAACGAGCTCGTAGCGGATCCGGCGAAGGTGAAGGAATACTTGGCTGCTTATAAGGCGAGCAAATAA
- a CDS encoding Lsa family ABC-F type ribosomal protection protein, translating to MSMIKVQDLTFSYPGSFDHIFEGVNFQIDTNWKLGFIGRNGRGKTTFFQLLLGKYEYSGNILSSVEFNYFPYPVSDPNKLTYEVLEEICPQAEDWEFLREISYLKVDAEVMYRPFKTLSNGEQTKVLLAGLFLNEGQFLLIDEPTNHLDTDGRKIVSDYLRKKKGFILISHDRSFLDGCVDHILSINRANIEVQSGNYSSWKLNFDRQQEHEEVINQRLQKDIGRLKESSKRSANWSNQVEASKNGTTNSGSKLDKGFVGHKAAKMMKRAKSIESRQQKAIEEKSKLLKNVEKTEPLKLEPLEFQSKELIVLADLSVMYDDQIINKPVSFTVEQGDRIILDGKNGSGKSSILKLILWNEIQHTGSIKRGSGLIISYVEQDTSHLKGQLSDFIEEHEIDEPLFKSILRKMDFDRIQFEKDISHYSGGQKKKLLIAKSLCERAHVYIWDEPLNFIDLYSRMQLEELIQQFNPTMIMVEHDQAFQQSVATKMISV from the coding sequence ATGTCGATGATAAAAGTTCAAGACTTAACGTTTTCTTATCCAGGCAGCTTTGACCATATTTTCGAAGGGGTAAACTTTCAAATCGATACCAATTGGAAGCTTGGCTTTATTGGAAGAAATGGGCGGGGCAAAACAACGTTCTTTCAGCTGTTATTAGGGAAGTATGAATATAGCGGGAACATCCTTTCTTCGGTCGAATTTAATTATTTCCCTTACCCCGTTTCGGATCCAAACAAGTTAACTTATGAAGTCCTTGAAGAAATTTGCCCCCAAGCAGAGGATTGGGAGTTTCTTCGTGAAATCTCCTATCTAAAAGTAGATGCCGAGGTCATGTACCGACCGTTCAAAACCTTATCCAATGGAGAACAAACCAAGGTGTTGCTTGCCGGACTATTTTTGAATGAAGGCCAGTTTCTATTGATTGATGAGCCGACTAATCATTTAGACACCGATGGACGAAAGATTGTCTCTGATTATTTAAGGAAGAAAAAAGGGTTTATTCTAATCTCACATGATCGAAGCTTCTTAGACGGATGCGTTGACCACATCTTGTCGATCAATCGAGCGAATATCGAGGTTCAAAGCGGAAACTATTCTTCATGGAAGTTAAATTTTGATAGGCAGCAGGAACACGAAGAGGTAATCAATCAGCGTCTGCAAAAAGACATCGGGCGATTAAAGGAGTCCTCGAAGCGTTCAGCAAATTGGTCTAATCAAGTGGAAGCCTCCAAAAACGGGACAACGAATTCGGGTTCTAAACTCGACAAGGGTTTTGTAGGCCATAAAGCGGCAAAGATGATGAAGAGAGCAAAGAGCATTGAGTCAAGGCAGCAAAAGGCGATTGAGGAAAAGTCCAAGCTTCTAAAAAATGTGGAGAAAACTGAGCCATTAAAATTAGAACCATTGGAATTTCAGTCAAAAGAATTGATCGTTTTGGCTGACTTGTCAGTGATGTACGATGACCAAATCATAAATAAACCCGTTAGCTTCACGGTTGAACAAGGTGATCGCATCATACTTGATGGAAAGAATGGAAGCGGCAAAAGCAGTATCCTCAAACTAATATTGTGGAATGAGATACAGCATACAGGCTCGATTAAACGGGGGTCTGGACTTATCATTTCCTATGTCGAACAGGATACTTCTCATTTGAAGGGACAGTTATCGGACTTTATAGAAGAACATGAGATTGATGAACCCTTATTTAAATCCATCTTACGCAAGATGGATTTTGACCGAATCCAATTTGAGAAGGACATCTCCCATTATTCTGGCGGGCAGAAGAAAAAGCTTCTTATAGCCAAAAGTTTATGTGAACGGGCTCATGTCTACATTTGGGATGAACCGTTAAATTTTATTGATCTGTATTCACGCATGCAGCTTGAAGAACTAATTCAACAATTTAACCCCACCATGATCATGGTGGAGCATGATCAGGCATTTCAACAATCAGTTGCAACCAAAATGATATCTGTGTAG
- a CDS encoding ABC transporter permease: protein MIKKLQSKQGTAHQLKSSPEYRQASFTWVISLTLSVILLLNSFDFAGGALKPWVFTAFAAYALFTIVQMIITLLIRRDLLRTGDIRRSTRLLGYIQLLSIITGNLFTVTFGFNLVKQQKPPEYTIAVYMLLTQLYVIAISALNLFKPYVSNTFLPAMFILVVVAILQLIGLLLVAKFVTSHYAHPKLVWLALPIIVTAATGNIFALVLGINLLVKIRKNGNPAMTRWSDVWIKLTANSTAMAGLFFVIFLFCLSVCSVFTFDYSIAIDNNYSAILLPPSLEYPFGTDNFGRDLFSRIVFGARISLIVGFASTLIPVIIGGILGAISGYYGRQTDNIIMRLLDVLYAIPGILLAIAIIAAFGANTVNLILALSVGAIPTYARTMRANVMLVSTYEYVDAARAFGSSNFSIIFKHIVPNSLAPMIVKSTLTIGAAVISTSSLSYLGLGVEPHIPEWGNILKIGSTYLETNSYLAIYPGLAIIALVLSFNFLGDGLRDALDPKLD, encoded by the coding sequence ATGATCAAGAAGCTACAATCTAAGCAAGGCACTGCACACCAGCTGAAATCATCACCCGAGTACCGTCAAGCCAGCTTCACATGGGTTATATCATTGACTTTGTCCGTGATCCTGCTGCTGAACAGCTTTGATTTCGCTGGAGGCGCCTTGAAGCCTTGGGTATTCACCGCCTTTGCTGCGTATGCCCTTTTTACGATCGTTCAGATGATTATTACGCTCCTGATCCGGCGGGACCTTCTTCGGACCGGGGACATCAGGCGATCTACCCGATTGCTCGGATACATCCAGCTGCTAAGCATCATAACCGGGAATCTGTTTACCGTTACGTTCGGTTTTAATCTCGTCAAACAGCAGAAGCCTCCCGAGTACACCATTGCGGTGTACATGCTGCTAACCCAGCTCTATGTTATCGCCATCTCGGCGCTCAATTTGTTCAAGCCTTATGTATCGAACACTTTTCTACCGGCGATGTTCATCCTCGTCGTGGTTGCAATCCTTCAGCTGATCGGACTGCTTTTGGTTGCTAAGTTCGTTACGAGCCACTATGCGCATCCGAAGCTTGTGTGGCTCGCGCTGCCGATTATTGTTACAGCGGCAACCGGCAACATTTTTGCACTGGTGCTCGGGATTAACCTGCTGGTAAAAATCCGCAAGAACGGCAATCCGGCGATGACGCGCTGGAGCGACGTATGGATCAAGCTGACAGCCAACTCGACGGCGATGGCCGGTTTGTTCTTTGTCATCTTTCTGTTCTGCCTGTCGGTATGCAGTGTATTCACTTTTGATTACAGCATTGCGATCGACAACAATTACAGCGCGATCCTGCTGCCGCCAAGCCTGGAGTATCCGTTCGGCACCGACAACTTCGGGCGGGACTTATTCTCCCGGATCGTGTTCGGCGCCCGAATCTCGCTGATCGTCGGATTCGCATCCACCCTCATCCCGGTGATTATCGGCGGGATCCTTGGAGCCATATCCGGCTATTACGGCCGTCAGACGGACAACATCATCATGCGGCTGCTTGACGTGCTGTATGCGATACCGGGCATCCTGCTCGCCATCGCGATCATCGCGGCATTCGGCGCGAATACGGTCAACCTTATTCTTGCGCTCAGCGTAGGGGCCATCCCGACCTATGCCCGAACGATGCGGGCGAATGTCATGCTTGTTTCCACATACGAATACGTGGATGCGGCCAGAGCCTTCGGCTCCAGCAATTTTTCGATTATTTTCAAGCATATCGTTCCGAATTCCCTAGCGCCTATGATCGTCAAATCGACGTTGACCATCGGTGCAGCGGTCATCTCGACAAGCAGTTTGAGTTACCTGGGCCTTGGGGTAGAGCCTCATATTCCGGAATGGGGAAATATCCTCAAAATCGGAAGCACGTATCTGGAGACCAACTCCTATCTGGCGATTTATCCGGGTCTTGCCATCATTGCCCTCGTGCTGTCCTTCAACTTCTTGGGGGACGGACTGCGGGATGCGCTCGATCCGAAGCTGGACTAG
- a CDS encoding DoxX family protein, with the protein MSKLISAETTMKGNTQPRGRMVAYWSVTILLAAAITLSGIGQLMQLGGNVELVTKLGYPLYVMTILGIWKVLGAVALVVPGLPRLKEWAHAGIFFLMTGAALSHAFANDYGDYGFNFILPLAYAALNICSWALQPSKSRLS; encoded by the coding sequence ATGAGTAAGCTGATCAGTGCGGAAACAACAATGAAAGGTAATACCCAGCCCCGTGGAAGGATGGTGGCTTATTGGTCTGTCACCATCCTACTCGCAGCAGCTATTACGTTAAGTGGTATCGGCCAGCTGATGCAATTAGGAGGAAATGTCGAATTAGTGACGAAGCTGGGGTACCCATTATACGTAATGACCATTCTCGGGATTTGGAAAGTGCTTGGGGCGGTTGCGCTCGTCGTGCCAGGTTTACCGCGACTTAAAGAATGGGCTCATGCCGGTATCTTCTTTTTAATGACGGGTGCGGCCTTATCGCATGCGTTCGCTAACGACTACGGGGATTACGGGTTTAATTTTATCCTCCCCCTTGCCTATGCTGCATTAAATATCTGCTCGTGGGCGCTGCAGCCATCGAAGAGCCGCTTATCTTAA